In a genomic window of Phaeodactylum tricornutum CCAP 1055/1 chromosome 6, whole genome shotgun sequence:
- a CDS encoding predicted protein, giving the protein MHRRFRLLGELAVMAILVSVWRGHKHLFLQYDEKSFESAWFPPLVPAEPIPNATESPLEEFQTLATNCRGKERLLRIAVATGMNRSAAEARCDDLPSWKDVVDLYGSQPVILGLEHCAAYRAAVRDHVNRTRDAYPKFGGLQIDGMFNVGTNALAQTVLHNLDRGQWVQPDLSLDDPEYWEKIDTYMHGVGWGKHTLVKYRPHNAILSLPVVIVRDPYRWMKSMCKAMYRAHWIRPPNHCPNLVLTPQEKVEYPNHTTFAVTVEQNARNPHVRDNFDSLADYWTAWYQSYWDANIPRLVIRFEDMLFHADAVVQALSECTGSERVEPFQYYTQPAKVHGESSDFLTALAKTGTEKGRYSGMTVDDRAYAAKALNAELMQKFGYRH; this is encoded by the exons ATGCATCGTCGCTTCCGTTTACTGGGTGAATTGGCCGTCATGGCTATCTTGGTCAGTGTATGGCGCGGTCACAAACATTTGTTTCTTCAGTACGACGAAAAGTCTTTCGAGAGCGCCTGGTTTCCCCCACTGGTCCCAGCGGAGCCGATTCCCAACGCGACCGAGTCTCCTTTGGAGGAATTCCAGACGCTTGCCACCAATTGTCGGGGCAAGGAAAGACTGCTTCGTATCGCCGTGGCGACGGGTATGAATCGATCCGCAGCGGAGGCGCGGTGCGACGATTTGCCCTCGTGGAAGGACGTGGTGGACTTGTACGGATCGCAACCCGTCATTCTTGGACTCGAACACTGTGCCGCCTACCGAGCCGCTGTGCGTGACCACGTCAATCGGACCCGTGATGCGTATCCCAAATTTGGAGGGCTGCAGATTGACGGAATGTTTAACGTGGGAACCAACGCTTTGGCACAAACCGTTCTACACAATCTGGATCGAGGACAGTGGGTACAACCGGATTTGTCTTTGGATGATCCGGAATATTGGGAAAAGATTGATACCTACATGCACGGCGTAGGATGGGGGAAACACACGTTGGTCAAGTACCGACCACACAACGCCATATTATCCCTCCCCGTCGTGATAGTGCGAGATCCGTACCGGTGGATGAAGTCCATG TGCAAAGCAATGTATCGGGCACACTGGATTCGGCCACCCAATCACTGTCCCAACCTCGTGTTGACGCCACAGGAGAAAGTGGAGTATCCCAATCACACCACCTTTGCCGTTACAGTGGAGCAGAACGCTCGCAATCCTCACGTGCGGGATAACTTTGACTCCCTGGCGGATTACTGGACGGCGTGGTACCAAAGCTACTGGGATGCCAATATCCCCCGACTCGTGATACGTTTCGAAGACATGCTCTTCCATGCCGATGCGGTCGTCCAGGCACTCTCTGAATGCACTGGTTCCGAGCGAGTGGAACCCTTTCAATACTACACCCAGCCGGCCAAGGTTCACGGTGAATCGTCCGATTTTTTGACGGCACTCGCCAAGACGGGAACCGAAAAAGGACGCTACAGCGGTATGACTGTCGATGATAGGGCGTATGCCGCCAAAGCTCTCAATGCCGAGTTGATGCAGAAGTTTGGGTACCGACACTAG